From the Methylomonas sp. MK1 genome, one window contains:
- a CDS encoding ABC transporter substrate-binding protein → MFKKLYFGLSLLMLVCLSSLANAEEISARQVVEEFQNQLLNVMKAGKELGFQGRYDKLDVAVKKSHDLPKIARIVVGKQWEELTTEQQNKLESVFSKLSVSAYAHNFKDYSGESFTFASEEETGRGGVVIHTNLHIPGEKDVKFDYMMKKKDDGWQIINIIADGVSDLALKRSDYTSVLSRDGFDALIVKITEKIESYAKQ, encoded by the coding sequence ATGTTTAAAAAATTGTATTTCGGTCTTAGTTTGCTAATGCTTGTCTGTCTGTCTTCCTTAGCTAATGCTGAAGAGATTTCTGCGCGTCAGGTCGTCGAGGAGTTTCAAAACCAGTTGCTGAACGTAATGAAGGCGGGTAAAGAGCTTGGCTTTCAAGGGCGCTACGACAAACTGGATGTGGCGGTAAAGAAAAGTCACGATCTGCCTAAAATCGCCAGAATCGTGGTAGGAAAGCAATGGGAAGAATTGACAACTGAGCAGCAGAACAAACTGGAAAGCGTATTCAGCAAGCTCAGTGTGTCGGCTTATGCTCACAACTTTAAAGACTATTCGGGCGAATCGTTTACTTTTGCATCCGAAGAGGAAACCGGCAGGGGCGGTGTGGTGATTCACACCAATTTGCATATTCCCGGCGAAAAGGATGTCAAGTTCGATTATATGATGAAGAAAAAAGACGATGGCTGGCAAATTATCAATATAATAGCCGATGGCGTCAGTGATTTGGCATTGAAAAGATCGGATTACACTAGTGTGCTAAGCCGTGATGGGTTTGATGCCTTGATCGTTAAAATCACTGAGAAAATTGAAAGTTACGCAAAACAATAA